One genomic segment of Chelmon rostratus isolate fCheRos1 chromosome 22, fCheRos1.pri, whole genome shotgun sequence includes these proteins:
- the LOC121625944 gene encoding fish-egg lectin-like: MKAVAAIVLVLCYLAPSQAWNCTEGPRLYHALQIDAGHGQVVGINRYSYVYFLLGTHWYRLSSLRVKHCSVGPAGLWAVSTTNNVFKWSAGRFHQHGGMGIQQVDAGGNGQVVGTGSNQTYCLTRTNASAYREVADMSWQSLSWTMQYYSCGPFGCWGVDSSHKVYFTQGINASTCATGGWIHLPGQSMNMIEVGTDGSVFGVGTDGRIYQRIGINSSWALGTEWSIIAGCMTIRHVSYDLGYLWAVTESGLVLLCTE; the protein is encoded by the exons atGAAAGCTGTCGCAGCTATCGTGCTGGTGCTCTGCTACCTGGCTCCCAGTCAAG CCTGGAACTGCACTGAGGGTCCACGGCTGTACCATGCCCTACAGATTGATGCGGGTCATGGACAAGTGGTTGGAATAAACAGGTACTCCTATGTGTATTTCCTGTTGGGAACACATTGGTACAGACTAAGCTCACTTAGAGTCAAGCATTGCTCAGTTGGACCTGCAGGACTATGGGCAGTTAGCACCACGAACAACGTCTTCAAGTGGTCAGCTGGTCGCTTTCATCAGCATGGTG GTATGGGCATTCAACAGGTGGATGCTGGAGGTAATGGTCAGGTGGTGGGAACTGGTTCCAACCAAACCTACTGTCTGACAAGAACTAACGCCTCAGCCTACAGAGAAGTGGCCGACATGAGCTGGCAGTCGCTGTCATGGACTATGCAGTACTACAGCTGCGGCCCATTCGGATGCTGGGGCGTTGATTCGAGCCATAAGGTCTACTTCACACAG GGAATCAATGCATCCACCTGCGCCACCGGTGGCTGGATACACCTACCAGGGCAAAGCATGAACATGATTGAAGTGGGGACTGACGGATCTGTTTTTGGAGTGGGCACAGATGGCCGGATCTACCAAAG AATTGGCATCAACAGTAGTTGGGCACTAGGCACAGAGTGGTCCATCATCGCAGGCTGTATGACAATCCGCCACGTGTCCTATGACCTGGGCTACCTATGGGCTGTGACCGAATCTGGTTTGGTCTTGCTGTGCACAGAATAA